The following proteins come from a genomic window of Henningerozyma blattae CBS 6284 chromosome 4, complete genome:
- the TBLA0D03950 gene encoding uncharacterized protein (similar to Saccharomyces cerevisiae YDR131C; ancestral locus Anc_8.298), translated as MLDILPNEVFEYIVSMLAQEDKTSLMYLNKKMYLQICPLLYRNIYLNERFYVPVDLDSTFGTHYWSVLYFRFDSNSNDPILAKEKASYKFSCLVRSLFSNTELFKLIRRVHCNWNLDQDIFRHFIHLLIQFADNLQEVDNFLKVDISNLLIQKSSQLISLTIPPPSVLPNKILANEQYFSTIRSICNHYNFDNLQSLTIHPNSLTFFPKLSHPLKIKSLSLNLRPDTHIAEGNPNTLPIQLHYYDIFDVNSIKELEILSWYDDSITSLDLYEMWNLNDFWEFHNIENLVLLSLFSNTVFLENCITNFYYLKKLKVDYMFDSTVSLATINSMANNRCSKTIEYIDIKFVDVDPPLLSIDQDEISMFRLHLNCKCDDCQFTFKNIILKKYFPTQDTFIIKDYEDVKQRNFIQQMFRLYPIIPYSQGYNEYPAIGFNMKPLSDFVEKINELLKLSINDTRALTVEDIRKIYFVIIHSYKRSYDIFLRNFPNLKFLILNDLPTKITSLNDQKCNIPLFHCEDYKSNQVYEIVDANSLFS; from the coding sequence ATGCTAGATATTTTGCCCAATGaagtatttgaatatatagTTTCAATGCTTGCTCAAGAAGATAAAACTTCATTGATGTATTTAAACAAGAAAATGTACCTTCAAATCTGTCCCTTACTGTATAGAAACATATATCTCAATGAAAGATTTTATGTTCCTGTAGATTTGGATTCAACGTTTGGTACACATTATTGGTCTGTCTTATACTTTCGTTTTGATTCCAACTCCAATGATCCAATACTGGCAAAAGAAAAAGCAAGTTATAAATTTAGTTGTCTAGTAAGATCATTGTTTTCCAATACtgaattattcaaattgatTAGAAGAGTTCATTGTAATTGGAATCTTGATCAAGATATCTTTAGACATTTCattcatcttttaattcaatttgcTGATAATTTACAAGAGGTAgacaattttttaaaagtagaTATCagtaatttattaatacaaaaatcatctcaattaatttcattaacaATACCACCTCCTTCTGTTTtaccaaataaaattttagctaatgaacaatatttttccaCTATCCGTTCAATTTGTAATCATTATAATTTCGATAATTTGCAAAGTTTAACCATTCATCCAAATTCTTTAACATTTTTCCCCAAATTATCACATCCtcttaaaataaaatctttatCCTTAAATTTAAGACCTGATACTCATATTGCAGAAGGAAATCCAAACACTTTACCAATACAACTTCATTATTATGATATCTTTGATGTAAATAGTataaaagaattggaaattttaTCTTGGTATGATGATTCTATTACTTCACTAGATTTATATGAAATGTGGAATTTAAATGACTTTTGGGAATTCCATAATATTGAGAATTTAGTACTTCTATCATTATTTAGTAATACAGTTTTTCTTGAGAATTGTATAACcaatttctattatttaaagaaattaaaagttgATTATATGTTTGATAGTACAGTTTCCTTAGCGACAATTAATTCAATGGCAAATAATCGTTGTTCAAAAACAATCgaatatatagatattaaatttgttgATGTAGATCCTCCACTGTTATCAATCGATCAAGATGAAATCTCCATGTTTAGATTACATTTAAATTGTAAATGTGATGATTGCCAATTCAcattcaaaaatatcatattaaaaaaatatttcccCACGCAGgatacttttattattaaagattatgAAGATGtaaaacaaagaaattttattcaacAAATGTTTAGATTATATCCAATTATTCCATATTCTCAAGGTTATAATGAATATCCAGCTATTGGATTTAATATGAAACCATTAAGTGATTTtgtagaaaaaataaacgaattattaaaattatctatAAATGATACAAGAGCATTAACTGTTGAAGacattagaaaaatatattttgtgaTTATACATTCCTATAAAAGATCGtatgatatatttttaagaaatttcccaaatttgaaattcttaATTCTAAATGATTTACCTACCAAAATTACAAGTCTTAATGATCAAAAATGTAATATTCCCTTATTCCATTGTGAAGATTATAAAAGTAACCAAGTGTATGAAATTGTAGATGctaattcattattcaGCTGA
- the REX3 gene encoding RNA exonuclease (similar to Saccharomyces cerevisiae REX3 (YLR107W); ancestral locus Anc_8.296) has translation MSKNALIRPVDLTSQPAPYQERNKILHKLLELMQRLRPNTKGNLEKLAIYMESCVAKKSPSGQSYRFNMSVLFRDLNKAKGDFYQIKIAGKSVLKRKIGDQVTNIGDADPNITVPQIMEKLNKLIHDKKSLVDNGYIMDVFDYPSVEIVSTHVSCDRCNMKFEKKKIMEKTLCKYHILKKQYDRETKTTTYPCCGESSTSTSLMRLGCKTHLHHVFRGSTYSELREISVFTSTETIDGDSNVLALDCEMAFTSKGYEMIRLTIVDFFTSQILLDEIVKPLGEVIDLNTLFSGVRDDDFINSISYEELVGRILNKALINRNSILIGHGLENDLNVMRITHKKIIDTAIIFQKGKFKTSLKNLSFEYLSRRIQTGEHDSSEDAIATMDIVKKKIGMSLTKRDWH, from the coding sequence ATGAGCAAAAATGCATTAATAAGGCCCGTAGATTTAACAAGTCAGCCGGCACCATATCAggaaagaaataaaattcttcataAGCTGTTAGAATTGATGCAACGTTTGAGACCTAACACCAAAGGTAATCTGGAGAAGCTAGCCATTTATATGGAATCATGCGTAGCTAAAAAGAGTCCCTCTGGTCAAAGCTATAGGTTTAATATGAGCGTTCTCTTTAGAGATTTAAACAAAGCTAAAGGtgatttttatcaaataaagaTCGCAGGTAAATCAGTCCTTAAACGTAAAATTGGTGATCAAGTTACAAATATTGGCGATGCTGACCCTAATATAACTGTTCCACAGATAATGGAAAAGTTAAATAAGTTAATAcatgataaaaaatctttagTAGATAATGGTTACATAATGGACGTGTTTGATTATCCATCTGTAGAGATAGTTTCCACTCATGTATCGTGTGATAGATGCAACatgaaatttgaaaagaaaaaaattatggaGAAGACTTTGTGTAAATAccatattttaaaaaaacaatatgaTCGGGAAActaaaacaacaacataTCCATGTTGTGGGGAATCATCTACATCCACTTCTTTGATGAGATTAGGATGCAAAACTCATTTACATCATGTCTTTAGAGGATCTACTTACTCAGAACTTCGAGAAATATCTGTTTTCACGAGCACTGAAACAATAGATGGAGATTCAAATGTTTTAGCACTAGATTGTGAAATGGCATTTACTTCGAAAGGTTACGAAATGATTCGTTTAACAAttgttgattttttcaCTTCTCAAATACTTCTTGATGAAATTGTAAAACCATTAGGAGAAGTTATCGATTTAAATACTCTTTTCAGCGGTGTTCGTGATGATGACTTTATAAATTCCATTAGTTACGAAGAATTGGTGGGtagaattttaaataaagcTTTAATTAACCGAAACAGTATCTTAATTGGTCATGGCCTGGAAAATGATTTGAATGTAATGCGTATAACCCAtaagaaaattatagaTACCGcaattattttccaaaaaggtaaatttaaaacatcattaaagaatctttcttttgaatatttaagtAGAAGAATCCAAACAGGTGAACATGATAGTTCAGAAGATGCTATAGCTACAATGGATATAGTTAAGAAGAAAATTGGTATGTCATTAACAAAAAGAGATTGGCATTAA